Below is a genomic region from Myxococcaceae bacterium JPH2.
TGGAGGACGCGCCCCAGGACGTGCTCCACACCAGTGAGCCCCGCCACGCGCTCGACCTCGGCCTGGAGCCCTCGGCCGGGCAAGCCCTTGAGCTGCCCGACGAACTTCAGGTAGCCGTGCACCGTCAGCTCTGGATACAGCGGCGGGGTCTCCGGCAGGTACCCGATGCGCCGCTTCACCTCCATCGGCTGCGCCACCACGTCGAACCCGCCCACCTTCACGCTGCCCTCCGATGGAGGCAGGAACCCGGTGAGAATCTTCATCGTCGTGGACTTGCCCGCGCCGTTGGGCCCGAGGAATCCAAGGATTTCTCCCTCTCGCACGGAGAAAGAGAGGTCTTCGATGGCCACTCGGTCGCGGTAGCGCCGGGTGAGCTGGCGTACCTCGATCATCGGTCCTTCGCTCATAAGATGGGACCTTACAATGGGCGGGGAGGCGTTGATGCCAATCGTGGTGCAGAAGTACGGCGGCTCTTCGGTCGCTGACGTGGAGAAGATTCGCAAGGTCGCGCGGCGCGTGAAGGAGAAGCGGGACGCCGGCTACCAGGTGGTGGTGGTGGTGAGCGCCATGGGCGACACCACGGACGAGCTGCTGTCTCTGGCCAAGCAGGTGTCGGCGGATCCCCCCCGGCGCGAGCTGGACATGCTGCTCACCTGTGGCGAGCGCATCTCCATGGCGGTGCTGTCCATGGCGCTCCAGGAGATGGGCGTCGAGGCCATCAGCTTCACCGGCAGCCAGAGCGGCATCATCACCACCGACGCGCATGCGCAGGCGCGCATCGTGGAGGTGCGGCCCTATCGCATCCAGGACGAACTGGAGCGCGGCAAGGTGGTCATCGTCGCCGGCTACCAGGGCGTGTCCTTCAAGAAGGAAGTGACGACGCTGGGGCGTGGCGGCTCGGACACCACGGCGGTGGCGTTGGCGGCGGCGCTCGACGCGGAGTCGTGCGAAATCTATTCGGACGTGGACGGCATCTTCAGCGCGGATCCGCGCGTGGTGCCGGACGCGCGCAAGCTGGAGTCCCTCGGCTACGACGAGATGCAGGAGCTGGCGAGCGCGGGCGCCAAGGTGCTCAACGCGCAGGCCGTCGAGTGGGCCAAGGCGCGCGGCATCACCATCCTGGCGCGCACCGCGCACGGCCAGGGCACGGGTACGGCGGTGCGCGAGCTGACGGTGCCGTCGGATCCGCGCGTGAAGGGCGTGACGTCCGAGGCCGAGATGATGGTGCTCTCCGTCGCCTCGAGCGTGCCGCTGGCGGAGCTGCTGGAGTTCCTCGACGCGCGCGGGGTGCGCGGCCGCTCGCTGGGGCATGACGGGCTGGACGGCGCGTCACGTACCTTCCTCGTGATTCCGTTGGCGGATGTGCACGGGCCGGAGGCGCTGCGGCGCGAGCTGGGCACGCGCTTCGGTGAGGGCGTGGCGTGGCGTGACGAACTCGGCACCGTCACCTGCGTGGGCGTGGGCCTCAACGCGGACTGGGCGCCGCTGCGGCGCTCGCTGGGCGCGGCGCAGGAGCTGGGGGCGCGCGTGTTCGCGTTGCACACGTCGCCGCTTCAGCTCACGTTGCTGGTGGAGAAGGCGCACCTGAAGCCGCTGACGGCGCGCCTGCATCGCGAGCTGCTCGGCGCGTGACGC
It encodes:
- a CDS encoding ABC transporter ATP-binding protein gives rise to the protein MIEVRQLTRRYRDRVAIEDLSFSVREGEILGFLGPNGAGKSTTMKILTGFLPPSEGSVKVGGFDVVAQPMEVKRRIGYLPETPPLYPELTVHGYLKFVGQLKGLPGRGLQAEVERVAGLTGVEHVLGRVLQHLSKGYKQRVGIAQALLGSPPVLILDEPTEGLDPAQRAEVRALIKGLAGRHTVILSTHILPEVTMTCEKVLILNQGKKVAYDDLRSLAAAHGHAAHTSLEEVFIKLTAA
- a CDS encoding aspartate kinase — its product is MPIVVQKYGGSSVADVEKIRKVARRVKEKRDAGYQVVVVVSAMGDTTDELLSLAKQVSADPPRRELDMLLTCGERISMAVLSMALQEMGVEAISFTGSQSGIITTDAHAQARIVEVRPYRIQDELERGKVVIVAGYQGVSFKKEVTTLGRGGSDTTAVALAAALDAESCEIYSDVDGIFSADPRVVPDARKLESLGYDEMQELASAGAKVLNAQAVEWAKARGITILARTAHGQGTGTAVRELTVPSDPRVKGVTSEAEMMVLSVASSVPLAELLEFLDARGVRGRSLGHDGLDGASRTFLVIPLADVHGPEALRRELGTRFGEGVAWRDELGTVTCVGVGLNADWAPLRRSLGAAQELGARVFALHTSPLQLTLLVEKAHLKPLTARLHRELLGA